In the Klebsiella aerogenes KCTC 2190 genome, one interval contains:
- a CDS encoding VOC family protein has protein sequence MFDHVKFGVSDYAASKAFFLQALAPLGVTLAGEGEPAYGAELAGANDASLCLYQSEDKPAPLHIAFCAESREQVDAFWHAALAAGGKDNGAPGLRPNYHANYYAAFVIAPDGHNIEAVCHLAP, from the coding sequence ATGTTCGATCATGTCAAATTTGGCGTCAGTGATTATGCCGCGAGCAAGGCATTCTTTTTACAGGCGCTGGCGCCGCTCGGCGTGACGCTGGCGGGCGAAGGCGAGCCAGCTTACGGCGCGGAGCTAGCCGGGGCAAACGATGCCTCTTTATGCCTCTATCAAAGCGAAGATAAACCCGCGCCGCTGCATATCGCCTTTTGCGCCGAGAGCCGCGAGCAGGTTGACGCCTTCTGGCACGCGGCGCTGGCCGCCGGAGGCAAGGATAACGGCGCGCCGGGATTACGACCTAATTACCACGCCAATTACTACGCCGCCTTTGTCATTGCGCCAGATGGACACAATATCGAAGCGGTGTGTCATCTGGCGCCCTGA
- a CDS encoding GMC family oxidoreductase, with product MATVLKKTDVAIVGFGWVGAIMAKELTEAGLNVVALERGPMRDTWPDGAYPQVIDELTYNIRRKLFQDLSKSTVTIRHNTSQQAVPYRQLAAFLPGTGVGGAGLHWSGVHFRVDPIELRMRSHYEERYGKNFIPQDMIIQDFGVTYDELEPFFDKAEKVFGTSGTAWSIKGQVVGKGRGGNAFAPDRSDDFPLPAQKNTWSAQLFEKAALEVGYHPYNLPSANTSDSYTNPYGAQMGPCNFCGFCSGYACYMYSKASPNVNILPALRQEKRFELRTNANVLKVNLTDDKSRATGVTYVDGQGREMEQPADLVIIGAFQFHNVHLMLLSGIGKPYNPETGEGVVGRNFAYQNMTTIKAIFDKDTFTNPFIGAGGNGVGVDDFNADNFDHGAAGFVGGSPFWVNQAGTKPISGVPVPPGTPAWGSKWKSAVADTYTHHLSMDAHGAHQSYRQNYLDLDPNYKNVFGQPLLRMTFDWQENDIKMAQFMFDKMAPIAKAMKPKYMLGSPKNANSHFDTTSYQTTHMNGGAVMGEDPKTSAVNRYLQSWDVHNVFVIGASAFPQGLGYNPTGTVAALAYWSAKAIREQYLRNPGPLVQA from the coding sequence ATGGCGACCGTATTGAAAAAAACCGATGTAGCGATCGTTGGCTTCGGCTGGGTTGGCGCGATTATGGCCAAAGAGCTGACGGAAGCGGGGCTCAACGTCGTCGCGCTGGAGCGCGGCCCGATGCGCGATACCTGGCCGGACGGCGCTTATCCGCAGGTTATCGATGAGCTGACCTATAACATCCGCCGCAAGCTGTTCCAGGATCTCTCTAAAAGCACGGTGACGATTCGTCACAACACCAGCCAGCAGGCGGTTCCCTACCGTCAACTGGCCGCCTTCCTGCCGGGCACCGGCGTTGGCGGCGCGGGTCTGCACTGGTCCGGCGTACATTTTCGCGTCGATCCGATCGAACTGCGTATGCGCAGCCACTATGAAGAGCGCTACGGCAAAAACTTCATTCCCCAGGATATGATTATTCAGGATTTCGGCGTCACCTACGACGAACTGGAACCGTTCTTCGATAAAGCGGAAAAAGTCTTTGGCACCTCCGGTACCGCCTGGTCGATTAAAGGGCAGGTTGTCGGTAAAGGCCGCGGCGGTAACGCCTTCGCGCCGGATCGCTCGGACGATTTCCCGCTGCCGGCGCAGAAAAATACCTGGTCGGCGCAGCTGTTTGAAAAAGCGGCGCTGGAAGTGGGCTATCATCCCTATAACCTGCCTTCCGCAAACACCTCCGACTCCTATACCAACCCGTATGGCGCGCAGATGGGGCCGTGTAACTTCTGCGGTTTCTGCAGCGGCTACGCCTGCTACATGTATTCGAAAGCCTCGCCGAACGTGAACATCCTGCCGGCGCTGCGCCAGGAAAAACGCTTTGAACTGCGTACCAACGCCAACGTACTGAAGGTCAATCTGACCGACGATAAATCCCGCGCCACCGGTGTGACCTATGTCGACGGTCAGGGCCGTGAAATGGAACAGCCGGCGGATCTGGTGATTATCGGCGCCTTCCAGTTCCATAACGTGCATCTGATGCTGCTTTCCGGGATCGGTAAACCGTACAATCCTGAGACGGGCGAAGGGGTGGTCGGGCGTAACTTCGCCTATCAGAACATGACCACTATCAAGGCCATTTTCGATAAAGATACCTTCACCAACCCGTTCATCGGCGCGGGCGGCAACGGCGTCGGCGTCGATGACTTCAACGCCGATAACTTCGATCACGGCGCGGCGGGCTTCGTTGGCGGTTCGCCGTTCTGGGTCAACCAGGCGGGGACCAAGCCTATCTCCGGCGTGCCGGTGCCTCCGGGTACCCCGGCGTGGGGCAGTAAATGGAAATCGGCGGTGGCCGACACCTACACGCACCACCTGTCGATGGATGCTCACGGCGCGCATCAGTCCTATCGCCAGAACTATCTCGATCTCGATCCGAACTACAAAAACGTCTTTGGTCAGCCGCTGCTGCGCATGACCTTCGACTGGCAGGAAAACGACATCAAGATGGCGCAGTTTATGTTCGATAAGATGGCGCCGATCGCCAAAGCGATGAAGCCGAAATATATGCTCGGCAGCCCGAAAAACGCCAATAGCCACTTTGACACCACCAGCTACCAGACCACCCATATGAACGGCGGCGCGGTGATGGGCGAAGATCCGAAAACCAGCGCAGTGAACCGTTATCTGCAGAGCTGGGACGTGCATAACGTCTTCGTCATCGGCGCTTCCGCTTTCCCACAGGGGCTGGGCTACAACCCGACGGGGACCGTTGCCGCGCTGGCCTACTGGTCGGCGAAGGCTATCCGCGAACAGTACCTGAGAAATCCGGGTCCATTGGTGCAGGCATAA
- a CDS encoding c-type cytochrome, which translates to MMKMQWLSALVLGALSCAAFAEEAPADSNLIKQGEYLARAGDCVACHTNGKEGKPFAGGLPMETPIGTIYSTNITPDKAHGIGDYTFEEFDDAVRKGVRKDGSTLYPAMPYPSFARINEADMRAMYAYFMHGVEPVNVANKDTDIPWPLSMRWPLAFWRGIFAPTPSDFVANPQVDPVLERGRYLVEGLGHCGACHTPRSLTMQEKALSESEGDNYLAGSNAPIDGWVASSLRGENRDGLGSWSEAELAEFLKTGRNDKSVVFGGMSDVVEHSLQYLSNDDITAIARYLKSLPPRGGKQTPAPVEDSVAKDLWKGDDSKTGAALYVDNCAACHRTDGVGYKRAFPSLKGNPVVQTEDATSLIHIILTGNTTPAVKDAVSNLTMPSFGWRLDDQQVADVVNFIRTSWGNNAPPVSASDVAKVRKDKSMIRDEKALGNADVSKLPAAAE; encoded by the coding sequence ATCATGAAAATGCAATGGTTATCGGCACTGGTTCTCGGTGCGTTAAGCTGCGCGGCGTTCGCCGAAGAGGCGCCTGCGGACAGCAATCTGATTAAGCAGGGCGAATATCTGGCGCGCGCCGGCGACTGCGTGGCCTGCCACACCAACGGTAAAGAGGGCAAACCTTTTGCCGGCGGTCTGCCGATGGAAACGCCGATCGGCACCATTTATTCCACCAACATCACGCCGGACAAAGCGCACGGTATTGGCGATTATACCTTCGAAGAGTTTGACGACGCGGTGCGTAAAGGCGTGCGTAAAGACGGCTCAACGCTCTATCCGGCGATGCCGTATCCTTCCTTCGCCCGTATCAACGAAGCGGATATGCGCGCCATGTACGCCTACTTTATGCACGGCGTGGAGCCGGTTAACGTCGCCAACAAAGACACGGACATTCCGTGGCCGCTGTCGATGCGCTGGCCGCTGGCGTTCTGGCGCGGCATCTTCGCCCCGACGCCGAGCGACTTTGTCGCCAATCCGCAGGTGGACCCGGTACTGGAGCGCGGCCGTTACCTGGTGGAAGGCCTTGGCCACTGCGGCGCCTGCCACACCCCGCGTAGCCTGACGATGCAGGAAAAAGCGCTTAGCGAAAGCGAAGGTGATAACTACCTGGCGGGTAGCAATGCGCCGATTGACGGTTGGGTGGCATCCAGCCTGCGCGGTGAAAATCGCGACGGGCTGGGGAGCTGGAGCGAAGCTGAACTGGCCGAGTTCCTTAAAACCGGGCGCAATGATAAATCCGTGGTCTTCGGCGGCATGAGCGACGTGGTTGAGCACAGCCTGCAGTATCTCTCGAATGACGATATCACCGCTATTGCTCGCTATCTGAAGTCGTTACCGCCGCGCGGCGGTAAACAGACGCCAGCTCCGGTGGAAGATAGCGTGGCGAAAGATCTGTGGAAAGGCGATGACAGCAAAACCGGCGCGGCGCTGTACGTCGATAACTGCGCTGCCTGCCACCGTACCGACGGCGTCGGTTATAAACGCGCGTTCCCGTCGTTGAAAGGCAACCCGGTGGTACAGACCGAAGATGCGACCTCGCTGATTCACATCATTCTGACCGGCAACACCACGCCGGCGGTGAAGGATGCGGTCTCGAACCTGACCATGCCGTCATTCGGCTGGCGTCTTGACGATCAACAGGTTGCGGATGTGGTCAACTTCATCCGCACCAGTTGGGGCAACAACGCGCCGCCGGTGAGCGCCAGCGATGTGGCGAAAGTACGAAAAGATAAGTCGATGATTCGCGATGAGAAGGCGTTAGGTAACGCCGACGTCTCGAAACTGCCGGCTGCTGCAGAGTAA
- a CDS encoding (S)-acetoin forming diacetyl reductase has protein sequence MKKVALVTGAGQGIGKAIALRLVKDGFAVAIADYNDVTAKAVADEINQHGGRAIAVKVDVSDREQVFAAVEQARKTLGGFNVIVNNAGVAPSTPIESITPEIVDKVYNINVKGVIWGIQAAVEAFKKEGHGGKIINACSQAGHVGNPELAVYSSSKFAVRGLTQTAARDLAPLGITVNGYCPGIVKTPMWAEIDRQVSEAAGKPLGYGTAEFAKRITLGRLSEPEDVAACVSYLASPDSDYMTGQSLLIDGGMVFN, from the coding sequence ATGAAAAAAGTCGCACTTGTCACCGGCGCCGGTCAGGGCATTGGTAAAGCTATCGCGTTACGCCTCGTGAAGGACGGTTTTGCCGTGGCGATCGCCGATTACAATGACGTCACAGCGAAAGCCGTGGCGGATGAAATCAACCAGCACGGCGGCCGGGCAATCGCGGTCAAAGTCGATGTTTCCGACCGTGAGCAGGTGTTTGCCGCCGTCGAACAGGCGCGAAAAACGCTGGGCGGATTCAACGTCATCGTCAATAACGCCGGGGTCGCGCCATCAACGCCTATCGAATCCATTACGCCGGAGATTGTCGACAAGGTCTACAACATCAACGTTAAAGGGGTGATCTGGGGGATTCAGGCGGCAGTCGAGGCCTTTAAAAAAGAGGGGCACGGCGGCAAAATCATCAACGCCTGTTCGCAGGCCGGACACGTCGGCAACCCGGAACTGGCGGTCTACAGCTCGAGCAAATTCGCCGTACGCGGTTTAACGCAAACCGCCGCTCGCGACCTGGCGCCGCTGGGTATTACCGTTAACGGCTACTGCCCGGGGATTGTGAAAACGCCGATGTGGGCCGAGATCGATCGTCAGGTATCCGAAGCGGCGGGTAAACCTCTGGGCTACGGGACAGCCGAATTCGCCAAACGCATCACCCTCGGCCGCCTGTCTGAGCCAGAAGATGTCGCCGCCTGCGTCTCTTATCTCGCCAGCCCGGATTCCGATTATATGACCGGTCAATCGCTGCTGATCGATGGCGGGATGGTATTCAATTAA
- a CDS encoding tetratricopeptide repeat protein, with protein MLLWRQSERHYPALLAQAKDPTAAPLRMDELAQLRLGLRSHLQASPDDLAGWQLLGRLGLLLNDGETAIGAFGRAHKLAPDDPAVGFDYASALVRAGDNAQMRMGELLLRELHQRQPKNLPVLEMLALSAVRNEDYPQAVAALQQLLMLLPEGDARREAIARQLAQAQQAR; from the coding sequence GTGCTGCTGTGGCGACAGAGCGAGCGCCATTATCCCGCGTTGCTGGCGCAGGCGAAAGATCCTACCGCAGCGCCGCTGCGGATGGATGAGTTGGCCCAGCTGAGGCTTGGGCTGCGCAGCCATCTGCAGGCTAGCCCTGACGATCTCGCCGGCTGGCAACTGCTTGGGCGGCTCGGTCTGCTGCTAAACGATGGCGAGACGGCGATCGGCGCGTTCGGGCGGGCGCATAAGCTGGCGCCGGATGACCCGGCGGTAGGCTTTGATTATGCCAGCGCGCTGGTGCGGGCGGGCGATAACGCGCAGATGCGGATGGGCGAGCTGTTGCTGCGCGAGCTGCATCAGCGGCAGCCGAAAAACCTGCCGGTGCTGGAGATGCTGGCGCTCAGCGCGGTACGCAATGAAGACTATCCGCAGGCGGTAGCGGCGCTACAGCAGTTGCTGATGTTGTTGCCGGAGGGCGATGCCCGCCGCGAGGCGATTGCCCGCCAGCTGGCGCAGGCGCAGCAGGCTCGGTAG
- a CDS encoding gluconate 2-dehydrogenase subunit 3 family protein, which translates to MMSSEKTNNSRRDFLVKSMALIPTVVIGGGSVGAIGVAASATAQASSAPSAGGNATSSDWKPQFFNDREWLFINAAVARLIPADELGPGAKEAGVPEFIDRQLNTPYATGSIWYMQGPFNPDVPKEMGYQLPLVPKQIYNLGIADAEEWCQNQYHKSFAELSGEQQDEALGLWESGKAQFKQLPASLFFSYLLQNTREGFFSDPIHGGNKGMVGWTLINFPGARADFMDWVERGERYPFPPVSINGERA; encoded by the coding sequence ATTATGTCGAGCGAGAAAACCAACAATTCAAGGCGTGATTTTTTAGTAAAATCAATGGCCTTGATTCCAACGGTAGTCATCGGCGGCGGCAGCGTGGGCGCCATTGGCGTGGCGGCGAGCGCCACGGCACAGGCGTCCTCCGCACCCTCAGCCGGTGGTAACGCGACATCCAGCGACTGGAAGCCGCAATTCTTCAACGATCGCGAGTGGCTGTTTATCAACGCCGCCGTCGCTCGCTTAATCCCGGCCGATGAACTCGGTCCCGGTGCCAAAGAGGCCGGTGTGCCGGAGTTTATCGACCGCCAGCTCAATACCCCTTATGCCACCGGTTCCATCTGGTATATGCAGGGGCCATTTAACCCCGACGTGCCGAAAGAGATGGGCTACCAGCTGCCGCTGGTACCAAAACAGATTTATAACCTCGGTATCGCCGATGCCGAAGAGTGGTGTCAAAACCAGTATCACAAGAGCTTTGCTGAACTGAGCGGCGAACAGCAGGATGAGGCGCTCGGTTTGTGGGAATCCGGCAAGGCGCAGTTCAAACAGCTGCCGGCCTCGCTGTTTTTCTCCTATCTGTTGCAAAACACCCGCGAAGGCTTCTTCAGCGACCCTATCCATGGCGGCAATAAAGGCATGGTCGGCTGGACGCTGATTAATTTTCCCGGCGCGCGCGCCGACTTTATGGACTGGGTTGAACGAGGCGAACGCTATCCCTTCCCGCCGGTATCAATTAATGGGGAGAGGGCGTAA